TCTAGAGCATCCTAAATGAGCTAATGAAAAGACCGTACCACAGCTACATACCTCAATACACAATCAGAATCCTTGTTTAGATTCACGGGATACTGATATAATTCTAATTTGCTTTTTAATGCACAGAGACAACAACTACATTAGCTGTGATTCCCGTAAAAATCCCCCGAAGATCATTAATAGATTTCCTACACAGAAAAACTTTTAGACTTGGTGGTTTAAGGAAAAATAGGAATTAGATTAGCACATAAACAAAAGCATTTTGTTAGCCATTAGGATAGCTCTATGTTCCACCAGACGTGTATACGAAGTACccgaaaaaagaagagagagagaggagagaaaacgcAAACATTAAACCTAACAACTTAAGTGTATTCAGCTATTCATAcgaagatttaaaaaaaaaaaattatataagttCACAATAGAGCAAATCTTTGGTGGAATTAACAATCCTCCACTCATGACCAAACTATTGAACAACTTGTATTCAAGTATTAAGGATACGGTTACTCACATCAACCTTTTTGAATTGCAGCAAAGACTTGCATATCaattagaaaagaaatgaaaatactATCCAGTGAAGGATTTAGATGCTTAAACTATTCATTAAGATTAATTGATGACTTAGAATTATTAGTCAAAATGGGTTTTTCACTAAAGGTTTTTACCAAACACGTAGTGATCAGGTACCGGTATCCAACCGGGTCGGCACATTGTAAGATGCTCTACAAAAGACCATTTCAGAGTCAAAATgtgaaagagaaaataaatggaaaaaaaaggtgaaagtacACGGGACCTACTCAACTACGTGCTCTTTCCACAAAGACCCCCAAACATTTAAAACTACCCATATACACCCCCCCACCCACCCAAACTATAACCGTCAACCACTTAGCACCCTTCTGTGAAAAAAACTGTTAAGATGAAGGGATCAACATGGACAATttttatagatgagggggtcgGTGTGGGCAACTTTTTAGGGGTAGAATCTTCATTTCCTCTCATTACGTCAATGGAGTTAGCTAAGTTTTCATTTCATATAATTGAGGGGGTCAGTATGGGAGGAAACATTAGGTGGTCTCTGTAGAAAAAAGACATAGTTGATGGGGTCTCGTATACTTTCAccgaaaaaaaaacttacacaaAATCCCCCCGCCGATACTTCGAAGCTCCACTTGTGATTCAAccttcaaaatcaaaacaaacaaattgcGAAAATCCACCAACtcataaaggaaaaataaagcATTAAGAGCGGAACTCAATGAACATAAATCACCATAATTTGAAGTTCAAGAGTTGGCCTTGAAGTAGAATAGCATTGATGATAATGACTTCCAAGAGGTGGTAGATATTTGGCAACCTGTCACAAACATCAGAAACCCAAAATAGAACCCATAAAAATGCTAATTGAGCCatcagaaaagaaacaaataaagtgTCGCTAACAAAGCGTATGCAAAATGCCTAATTGGGAAACTTCTGTCCGACCGACCCAGTTGGTAAATAGAGAAATGAAGTCATGTAAAATATTGTATCTGGTTTTTCCTCCCtccaatcaataaaaaaatcatttaacaaAATCGAACTAAgaaaacacaaattttggaactgCAAGTGCCAACCATAGCACAACCATCAAAAAAACACAACACCAACCAAGGATTCTGATGTTTAATCGTACATCATCACAAAAACATGTTCAACAATTCAAGTGCAATACATTACTGGGGAAAGTTATCAGCACTTAATCACAAAACTATGTTCAAATGGTAGAAATGTCTAGAGTGTTTAAATGTCACAATTTCATAACATCCGCATCCTACAAACATATTAAGCCGCATCAGTTAACGAAGAAAACAAATCTGAGGAATTGAATTTTACCCTTTCCACATCAGCCAACatatagttttcaaaaaattgactacCTACAGATGCTCTCGCAACCTCCTACCTCTTCATCCATTATTGGGCATTCAATCAAACACCTAGTAGTCGCCTATTTTCTAATGGTTTTGCCTATCTTCTTCCCTAACCATTGGGGTAATAGGAGCTCATATTGTTGTCTAATGAAGTATAGGAAATCATGAAATAACTAAGTTAAATATAGAGTATAAAGAACAATTTAGTCCTATCTCAATCTCTTAAACATGCATTTTTACGAACATATTGAAGGCATCTTTCCGAAACCCAATTGGCTTACCAACTCCAACAGAAACAGAATAGTGAGAGCAAAACTATGAACAAACACATGAGATCTTCAACATATTACATATCAACATTGACCTATTTCTATAATACCAACATTGATCTTTTTCTATCAAGGGATATGTACAGGAAGCATCAAATGGAATCATACCACCCAAAAGAACTTTGATGAGAACTCGTAGCCACCAAATCATAcaggaagagagaaaaaaaactgaaatcaaAACGTAAGTTGAGACCAAAGGGAACTTTAGACCAAAAGAACCCCAAAAACAGTACCTTTGTGGTCTTGAAACACAAGGTTCCAGATAACCTTTGTGttcataagaaaagaaaatcaatcagttcttataaaaaaaaattaactagtcaaatattgaaagacaaaggaaaagagaagtagaaaagaacaaaaaatatgtgCGGGTTGCActctgtgcaaaaaaaaaaaaaaaccacttacTAACCATAACCACGGGTACCAGAACAGGACTATGGGAGGAAAGGGATGTGCTTGGGCGGACAGTTGGCATTGCAAGCGATGGTTGATTTGGGTGCTAGATGAGGGAGAAACgatgtgtgtgtgcgtgtgtttttttttttttgtgtgtgtgtgtgagagagagagagagagagagtgcactCTGTACTTGGTTTTGGAATAgaaaggtttgaattttgaatttcttgACAGCAATGGAGGTTTTGGGGTTTGAGTGCTCAACAACAAAACTCACGCATCATCTCAATTTTCAGCCATCAACACATTACCTTTTTTAGAGCTGAAACAGACCGTTGGATTTTTGTCCAAATACATCTCAGCCATCGAATCATTTTCAAACTATTTAGGACCATTGGATTTTGATCCAATGACTGGAAATAGAGATGGCTGGCTTCAAGAGAAAAAGCAACGGGAATGGGGATTGTTTTGAGGTCAAATGAGACAGAGGGCATttcaatggttaggatttaAAGGAGACATTTGGACCAATAAAAGAGTGACACATAGCGACAGAAAGAGAGTGACACGCAGAGAgatgcgagagagagagataccagagagagggagacaaGGGGGAGGGAGGCGAGATTTGGTGTCAACCTAGGGCTTGGAAGGCGAGGGAGTACTCGACTAGTGTAGTCAATGTAGGATTTTTTATAAAAGTATAATAACAGTGTAACCCAAATAGTTTGAGTAATTTTATATTAACCcccaaaagttaaaaatattacatttttaGTAGTTTCAATTTCATATTAATCcccataaaattaaaaatatatataaaataaaatatacatagCCGCTCCTAACCTTGGGAGCTTCTAGGTACCTCCGCTCCCCCACCCCCGCCCCTGCTACCACTTCGTGCAACCAAAGTCTTAACTGAATATATAGACACAAAAATTCTTCACAAACAattggagaaaaagaagaggtaCCTTAACGAAAATCGTACTGAGGTCCAGCCAACTGAGGTTCACAACTAATAGTTGAGTCCTAAAACAGAATGTAATTGTTCACATGTCTTGGAGGGGTTCCCTGAGATGATATTATATCAAACAGTCAAAATATATTAAAGGATCCAATAGTTTGATAGCCTTCAAAAAGAAGTCAAATGATGTTTTCGTACAAATGCTATTTAGGAAATAGCCATTTCTTGAAGATGGTAGAGAACAAACCATATGCAACCAACCTTTTCCGTGACAATAACAAATCCTCAAAATATAAACCCCTGATTCTTGTTGAAAGAAATGAAGTGCTTAATGAACCCAAAAGGAAAATGTACCTAGAGAAATTTGATGGACAAAACTGGAATAGGAGACAAAGTTCATTACTAAGGAAATGATTTACATAGTAAGCACATAAACAAAACACTTGCATGCTATTGTAGAAGTACAATTAAAATGTGTTTCTAACCTAGTGTCATGAATATATCATTGTGGTTATGAGCACCGAGATCACAATTGGTTTCCAATACAACTTTTGaattctaagaaaaatatagaTCCAAATGGTCAGCACAACATAAGATCCTTGTGCAGAAGGCTCCGGCTATAGCAAAGTAGAGCAAGGTAGCATGCAGGCAGCCTCGCCCTCATTTTTTGTGGAGAGGCTGATTCTCATGATAGGAATTTCCACCCCAAAAATCTATTGGAGGCCAAAGAGTGGAGTGTGTGCTAAGTAAGAATATCAAATGATAGCTACTAACACCAGTATGATGTCAACGGGATGCAACGTTGAGGGGTCAGTGAAAGTCACCAGACTTACAACAGAGGCACTTCATAAGTCGAACATAGCTTAGCCAAGAAGTAACCCGCTCATGGCAGAGTAGTCCACCAATTTGTGGTCCAAAGCATAAACCTTGTAAATACCACACTCAGCATGCCATACAATGTGATCGTTTTTTAGATGAAAAAGGCAACAATATTTGAGTGTTATTAAGTGATGCAACTACTTACAAGGTGTTATAAAGAATAGGTTCAGGCCCCTACCATCTGGCGTCGTTGTCAATTTTACCATCTGAATGGTAAACTCAAGCTCTTGGTGAATTAAAGACCTGCAACAAAAAAGAACATGAATATCAACAATTGATTTGCAATAACTTTCATATCCTTGAGCCTTGCTATGCCTTTATACCACCAAAGAACCAACCAAGGTGTCCTGCGACTAAGGTTCGGGCGATATGCATTCCATGGTCACTAACAGTTAAAGTTCACttaaacaaccaaaaacaaactaccattaaaaaaacaacacaaaaaataaactaagaGAGCAATTACAAAGAACATACCTAAAGGGATCTCAATTCATACCCgggaaaaaattataaaatcaaAAGCACTTTCAGAGAGTGAGAGCTTTGCAATCGCAATATAGCCTTGGAAGAAAGATCGGTTGCATTACGACCCACCCTAAAGGTAGGATAATGcacagtgttctaaaaaaaaggaattaatcGCTGGCAAGACCTATGCAACTAGATCCAACTAATCACTACACATGATTAATCACTGATTACGAATTGCTATGCACCAATTACTAGGCCTCGAAGCTCGAAGTTGGTTGGCCCCCCttactagcgcctagcgacttttagaacattgattaTGTACTATAGAAATGTATCGTGGCAATGGTgcgtcaaaaaaaataaaattctctttcTATGTCTCTTCCATTTTTAATTGCAAAACATACAATGGCCATAGCCACAATCAAACGAAGAGGAAAACAAAGAGAACTAAAGTAAGAAATCTGAAAGTTAAAATgcaatagaattttttttaattagcatGTTCAAAACAATCAGAAGAAATGGGCTGAGTACCTCCTGTGCCAATAACAAACTAAGTTACACCTCATCGTTCAGCCAACCAGCGAAATCTTCCTCTTCAATAAACGGGTATATAACATTGTTGTCTCTCTTTATTTTAAAGTTTTATTGTGAATGTTCACCCCCACACCAAAATCCTGACTACGTCCTTGCACAGAGGCATTTCATAAGTTGAACATAGGTTAGCCAAGAAGTAATCCACTCATGGCAGAGTAGTCCACCAATTTGTGGTCCAAAGCACACATCTTGTAAATACCACACTCAGCATGTCATGCAAAGTGAtggtttttcaaaagaaaaaggcaacAATATTTGGGACTTAATTAAGTAAAGCTACTTGCAATGTGTTGGTCATAAAGAATAGGTCCAGGACCCTGCCATCTGGTGTCGTCGTCAGTTTTAAACTCTGAAGGATAAACACAAGCTCGTGGTGAACTTGAGTAACATCTAAAATTGATGACGTTTATGCTATGACTTCTAAGAAAAAATGATGTAGAGCCTGAGTTAAAGGCATTTGTAATTAGCCATTATCGGGTAACAATTGTTTTCGATCTAGGCAACAAAATGCAAGCACGTAAACCGGTTATGGCACAAAGCATGAAGATGGCTGATCTAAATGAATAAGACTTTAAATGGACATAGAGATAGAAGgccatttttcaaatttggcaaTCTCACAATAGGGATGCTAGATTAGGGAACCATCCTTAACCCTATTTAGCACCATCTCCCATCGGTTGAAACATCTgcaacaaacaaaaagagaCATCATATCAGTCAAAACAATAATATATTCTTAATCCCAAAGGTCCAGTCAGCCACCTTGGGCATAATATGTCAAAAATTGTATTGTTAGAAATCCTGTTCACCCAGGAAATGAATCTACTAAAAAGATATCAGCAAACAAAAAGAGACATCATATCAGTCAAAACCATAATATATTCGAACGGATATTCATTTCTTAATCCCAAAGATCTAGCCAGCCACCTTGGGCATAATATCTCAAAAATTGTATTGTTAGAGAAATCTTGTTTGCTCAGGAAATGAATATACTAATGttcgtttcaattttttttttcaggatctaaaggagGCAAAATACCCTTTCTAACTACAACTGTGGTCATGTTTTTTACGTCTCAACACTTCAGTCATTCTGGAAGTTCACTTTTTCATATATTACTCAAGCTCATGTCTGATCTTAAGATGCcaagtaaaaaaatgaattgatttttttcagTACGAGCATTTAACAAAGGATGAAAATAGGTTTCTCAAGACTATGAAATGTTCATAAGATCAGTGCGATTAACTCCGAAAATAATGTTAATCAAGGGGATTCTTTGCACACAATAAAACTCTAATAGTCAAAATAATATTCTCATCCATTCGGAATCATCTAATTGCACTATGAGTGGACAATGATGTATTTCTTCATACCTTAATCGGGCTCCAAAAGCTAAAAAGTGAATCCGACATATACTCATGGACAATTACAAACTCAATCCAGAAATGCTTTTAGCTTCAAATAAAGTTAGGCCTTTTCCATAGCATAGCATCAACAAAAGTGGTAATCCATAAGAGGATGGAGAATCTGGAAGTCTTCAACTCCAAATCACCCAAGGCTTCATGCAAATGGAGAGGAGAATGCTAtgcactttatttcattttatacTGAACTAAATTTTTTAGCCAAGTATTAAAGGTAGAAAATGATTGATAGATCAATTCATTGAAGCTCAGTAGCTCACAACCAGTGCTTAACATAGAGTGCAGTGATTAAAGGCTTGCCACTTCAGTAAGCAATCTACTGATCTAAGCCGATGACGGCATCAAAGGGTGATTATTACATATAACAAGAAGTTAAGGTAGGAAGTGTACGGCCCTGTATAGTGTATAAAGCTGAATGTAAAAATGGTTGGTCAAGTAACATCAATTAAAGGGAACACCACATCAATTAAACAGAAGGAACTATCAAGTCTCAAGTGATAATATtacaaataaaacaaacatATATTTGTGTCAGAACTCTCTAATATAATCAAACTCAGGACTGTActtgcacgtggtgcttgcatGAGTTTAAGATTGATTTACTTAGACACATCAATTTTGGTATTGTCTAATGAATTTACACCTATCTTTCCTTCAAGGCTGAACTATGTCATCCCACAAAATTAGTGTAGAAAATCATTTTCACTATGTCAACAACTTTCATGAAGTGTGGACTTGTTCTGGTTCACATAGAAGAGTGCAAAAATAAATCAGACCGGTTTACTAAGGAAAACATAAAGCAGCACCTCTCTCGCAAAACATCCCAAATCCCATGGTTTATAATTGGAGTTGATTTTACTTTACCATTAGTAAACATCAAAGTTATCTTACTCTGGTGGCATGTATCCGAATGTTCCCACAAGACATGTTGGCAGTGACACCCCAACCTCAGTCAGCTTTGCTAAACCAAAATCTGCaacctgaaaagaaaatttcattaaaataatGATGAACCAACTTTTACGTGGTCCACAACAACACATGACAAGGAAAGAGCGTCAACACAACCTTGCCATGGAAGTTCTTGTCTATCAATATATATGCTGATTTTATGTCACGATGTATATAGACAGGAACCGTATGCTCATGCATGTATTCAAGTCCTCTCGCCCAGTCAAGTGCGATTTGCACTCTGGTAGACCAGGGCAGGGGTTCATTGCCTGGAAACGTATAGAGGTATATCATAATTGTTCTAGAGCACTAGATAAAGACTTGCCATGCACATGTTACCTGATCCACGTACTCAAATTGCCATTTTCAATATATTCATAGACTAGGAAAAGAGAGCCCTCAACACAACACCCTATCAAATGCACCTGCATTAGATGCCAAAGAGTAAGTTACAGTGACCAAAGTACAAaacgggaaaaaagaaaaaaactgactTTTCGAAGACTAACCAGTAAGATGACAAAACAAAAGGGTCATAAAATATCTTAAACCAAAATTTAACCATAGATGAACACTTAAAACAATTCCCTCAACAATAACTATATGGAAACCAAACCTAAAATTGCATATGATAGTGCAATCTAAAATCCACCTCCTACCACTAACTAGGCGCATACTTTTTCTTTGCCACCCTAATTACTCAAGCATTCCATCTATATCCCACCACTTTCCatgaaaacaaattattatCTTCCATATTGCTTTTTCACTACTAGGCAAGAACAATATGCTGGCTTTCATGGAAACAACTGTAACATCCCTAAATAGTTAGCTACAATTATTTAAATCCTTTGATGATGAAATCTTGAAGTTCTAGAAAGGTGTAAAATGCCAATACCACTTCAGGAGGAAAGTTCTCAAACTTTGCAAGTAACAGTAAGCCTATCATTGAGATACAATTCTATTGATTAACTGCCTGCCTATAGAAAAAGACAATACCAGGTTTAGGTGATGAACATGTGTTAAAACCTTCAACTCAGCAAGAAACTCTCTTGAAGCTTGCATAGCCATCTTCTTGATTGCAGCTTTCTGCACAAGAGTTCCTCAATAAGAATTAGCAAAATTCACATGCATATTTCAGATTAGAAATGAGCACAACATTGGTAAAACCAGACTTGTGCTTGCCAATATGCATGAGTGAGTGGCTTCTTATGATGGAGAAGCCAGTCAAGAAACAAAGCTAATTATATCAACACACTGCAAAGTGTGAAGTTAATCAACTGgtatccatttttctttttccattttgttatgCCAAGTGATGAGATTAACAACTACGAACCTCGCCTCGCAACTCAGCGTAGTAAACGGCCCCAAATCCCCCTTTGGCCAATCTTATTAGCAATATTGAAGTCATTAGTTGCCTTCGCAAGTTCTTCATAAGAGAATTCCACAAATTTGTCCACTGTTGTGCTGGCAAGGCCTGAAGAAGCACCGCCAATGGCGCTTGTACCATTCCCATAAGTACCTCCAGGAGCCACTCACAAGCAAGAGAATTATGCGTCAGGGTAATTGATATTCAACATCATCATACCCAAATTCTTTGCAGCATGTGAGTTGGACAAAACATGTAGACCCGCAAGGAATGTGCTTCAGAACATGCATTAGTGTAAGAGAAATGAAATACAGGAAAGAACCAAGGGAAAAGGTCTAGGAATCCAGTGTTCCAAGGCATACACATAAATATCTGGCACACATAAAAACCACAGGAACAACCAAAAAATGACTCCCATAGTGTATAAAATTTGAGGATTCTCCTTAAAATTGGtttgtcaaaattgaaaagtatGTCGATACTGGTTTCTCATTCTTTAGCCAAGAGGTAAATGAGCTCAAAAGGGAATTCCAAGTCCAAAACATCCATGGAAATAAGAAATAAGGAATAAGGCAAGAAGTAGGAAGACGTACTTCTTGCAGTATCAAATGATTGATCTTCAGGTGTTACAGAAagcaatactttttttttttttgatccgcccaGAAAGCAATACTTGATCTTGCACTTTCTTCTTTCTGTAAAGTCCAATACATACGGAAAACCCCAACAACAGCGCCCCTGCCACTCCTGCTACAGCTATGACCCCAACTGATACTCCTGCTCGTACTAAAGGTGACAAATAAGCTTTAAAAGTAGCAGCAAAGATCCATAATTATCCTCCTGTATTTGCAAGCAAAGAAGGCAGGCACCTGTGCTGCAATGGAGAAAAGAATACGCAAGTATCATACGTTAAATACTTATAGACCggcaaaaattctaaaatcagaaGCACTTTCAGAGAGTGCAAGCTTTGCAATCGCAATATAGCCTTGGAAGAAAGATCGGTTGCATTACGACCCACCCTAAAGGTAGGATCATGCAGAGTGTTCTGAAAAAAGGAATTAATCGCTGGCAGGGCCTATGCAACTAGATCCAACTAATTGCTACACATGATTAATCCCTGATCACTAATTGCTATGCGCCGATTACTAGGCCTCGAAGCTCGAAGTTGGTCGACCcccccgactagcgcctagcgacttttagaacattgattaTGTACTATAGAAATGTATTGTGGCAATGGGGcgtcaaaaaaaatacaattctcTTTCTATGTCTCTTCCATTTTTAATTGCAAAACATACAATGACCATAGCCACAATCAaatgaagaggaaaacaaaGAGAACTAAAGTAAGAAATCTGAAAGTTAAAATGcaatagaatttttttaattagcaCGTTCAAAACAATCAGAAGAAATGGGCTAAGTACCTCCTGTGCCAACAACAAACTAAGTTACTCCTAATCGTTCAGCCAACCAACGAAATCTTCCTCTTCAATAAACGGGTATCTAACATTGTTGTCTCTCtttattttaaagtttttgaTTATGAATGTTCGCCACCACCAACCCCCTCCCCCAAAATCCTGACTACGTCCTTGCATAGAGGCATTTCATAAGTTGAACATAGGTTAGCCAAGTAATCCACTCATGGCAGAGTAGTCCACCAATTTGTGGTCCAAAGCACACATCTTGTAAATACCACACTCAGCGTGTCATGCAATGTGATggttttccaaaagaaaagggcaaCAATATTTGGGACTTATTAAGTAATGCTACTTGCAATGTGTTGGTCAGAAAGAATAGGTCCAGGATCCTACCATCTAGTGTCATTGTCAGTTTTAAACTCTAAAGGATAAACACAAGCTCATGGGGAACTTGAGTAACATCTAAAATTGATGACGTTTATGCAATGaattctaagcaaaaaaattgatgttgaGCCTATGTTAAAGGCATTTGTCACTAGCCATTATCATGTAACAATCATTTTCGACCTAGGCAACAAAATGCAAGCACGTAAACCGGTGATGGCACAAAGCGTGAAGATGGCTGGTCTAAATGAATGAGACTGTAAATGGACATAGAGATAGAAGGCCGTTTTTCAAATTTGGCCATCTCACAACAGGGATATGCTAGATTAGGGAACCATCCTTAACCCTATTTAGCACCATCTCCCATCGGTTGAAACATCTgcaacaaacaaaaagagaCATCATATCAGTCAAAACAATAATATATTCTGGTCCAGTCAGCCACCTTGGGCTTAATATGTCAAAAATTGTATTGTTAGAAATCCTATTCACCCAAGAAATGAATACTAAAGAGACATCATATCAGCAAACAAAAAGAGACATCATATCAGTCAAAACCATAATACATTCAAATGGATATTAATTTCTTAATCCCAAAGATCCAGTCAGCCACCTTGGGCATAACATCTCAAAAATTGTATTGTTAGAGAAATCCTATTTGCCCAGGAAATGAATATACTAATGttcgtttcaattttttttttttttccaatttggtTGTTTTGGCCATTTGGTTTCCATGGACCAATGCGATCTAAAGGAAGCAAAATACCCTTTCTAACTACAACTGTGGTCATGTTTTTTATATCTCAACACTTCAGTCATTCTGGAAGTTCACTTTTTCATATATTACTCAAGCTCATGTCTGATCTTAAGATGCcaagtaaaaaaatgaattgatttttttcagTACGAGCATTTAACAAAGGATGAAAATAGGTTTCTCAAGACTATGAAATGATCATAAGATCAGTGCGATTAAATCAGAAAATAATGTTAATCAAGGGGATTCTTTGCACACAATAAAACTCAATAGTCGAAATAATATTCTCATCCATTCGGAATCATCTAATTGCACTATGAGTGGACAATGATGTATTTCTTCATACCTTAATCGGGCTCCAAAAGCTAAAAAGTGAATCCGACATATACTCATGGACAATTACAAACTCAATCCAGAAATGCTTTTAGCTTCAAATGAAGTTAGGCCTTTTCCATAGCATAGTATCAACAAAAGTGGTAATTCATAAAAGGATGGAGAATCTGGAAGTCTTCAACTCCAAAATCACCCAAGGCTTCATGCAAATGGAGAGGAGAATGCTAtgcactttatttcattttatacTGAAC
The sequence above is drawn from the Rhododendron vialii isolate Sample 1 chromosome 6a, ASM3025357v1 genome and encodes:
- the LOC131329563 gene encoding lysM domain receptor-like kinase 3 isoform X2, which translates into the protein MIYLYTFPGNEPLPWSTRVQIALDWARGLEYMHEHTVPVYIHRDIKSAYILIDKNFHGKVADFGLAKLTEVGVSLPTCLVGTFGYMPPELSGTLCFKTTKVAKYLPPLGSHYHQCYSTSRPTLELQIMVIYVH
- the LOC131329563 gene encoding lysM domain receptor-like kinase 3 isoform X4, producing MIYLYTFPGNEPLPWSTRVQIALDWARGLEYMHEHTVPVYIHRDIKSAYILIDKNFHGKVADFGLAKLTEVGVSLPTCLVGTFGYMPPELPNIYHLLEVIIINAILLQGQLLNFKLW
- the LOC131329563 gene encoding probable serine/threonine-protein kinase PBL7 isoform X1; this translates as MIYLYTFPGNEPLPWSTRVQIALDWARGLEYMHEHTVPVYIHRDIKSAYILIDKNFHGKVADFGLAKLTEVGVSLPTCLVGTFGYMPPELSGTLCFKTTKVLFLGFFWSKVPFGLNLRFDFSFFSLFLYDLVATSSHQSSFGWLPNIYHLLEVIIINAILLQGQLLNFKLW
- the LOC131329563 gene encoding lysM domain receptor-like kinase 3 isoform X5; amino-acid sequence: MIYLYTFPGNEPLPWSTRVQIALDWARGLEYMHEHTVPVYIHRDIKSAYILIDKNFHGKVADFGLAKLTEVGVSLPTCLVGTFGYMPPECFNRWEMVLNRVKDGSLI
- the LOC131329563 gene encoding chitin elicitor receptor kinase 1-like isoform X3; translated protein: MGMVQAPLAVLLQALPAQQWTNLWNSLMKNLRRQLMTSILLIRLAKGGFGAVYYAELRGEKAAIKKMAMQASREFLAELKVLTHVHHLNLVHLIGCCVEGSLFLVYEYIENGNLSTWIRQ